In a genomic window of Brassica rapa cultivar Chiifu-401-42 chromosome A10, CAAS_Brap_v3.01, whole genome shotgun sequence:
- the LOC103845014 gene encoding heat stress transcription factor A-4a-like, with translation MGMCSFYSDIYEVVDDPSLDSIISWSKSNKSFVIWDPKELVEKILPRLLHYKLSHFITEIEIYGFVRIEGSEHLEFGHEQYFVRGKPELLTKMRYQAVSNMVKKGRERAEKKISVGDQMMRCRYAPIRFNKIKRSSKKSSKKAKAITPLETIYE, from the coding sequence ATGGGAATGTGTTCGTTTTACAGCGATATATACGAGGTGGTGGATGATCCATCGCTGGATTCAATAATCTCATGGAGCAAAAGCAACAAGAGTTTTGTCATCTGGGATCCGAAAGAGCTAGTTGAAAAGATTCTTCCGAGACTTCTTCACTACAAGTTGTCACACTTTATAACCGAAATTGAAATCTATGGATTTGTAAGAATTGAGGGGTCTGAGCACTTGGAATTCGGACATGAGCAATACTTCGTGAGAGGTAAACCTGAGCTTTTGACGAAGATGCGTTACCAAGCTGTCTCGAATATGGTGAAGAAAGGTAGAGAAAGAGCAGAGAAGAAGATCTCTGTGGGAGATCAGATGATGAGGTGCAGATATGCACCTATTAGGTTCAACAAAATTAAGAGATCATCAAAGAAATCATCAAAGAAAGCTAAAGCTATAACGCCACTGGAGACAATCTACGAGTGA
- the LOC103845015 gene encoding uncharacterized protein LOC103845015 yields the protein MKMVDKTDEEKHFSWCYFLLHLPLLFVFVTVIPFVAFLCFLSFYGFSSLLVTMAILFISTFVFLLRFFKRKTRDYLVDRSQNEVDDTADAVANDNYDIEEEDEDGLIEILLVSEEAETIEATRNTNQSRQRIRVDEDEQEEIDDVIMEEDNLIEIDLSIGSIKRRSK from the coding sequence ATGAAAATGGTGGATAAAACTGATGAAGAAAAGCATTTTTCTTGGTGCTATTTTCTTTTACATCTGCCATTGCTGTTTGTTTTTGTAACAGTGATTCCATTTGTAGCTTTCCTCTGTTTCTTAAGCTTTTATGGATTCTCCTCTCTCCTAGTGACCATGGCAATCTTGTTCATATCTACTTTTGTTTTCCTTCTGagatttttcaaaagaaaaacaagagacTATTTGGTTGATCGATCTCAAAATGAAGTCGATGATACTGCTGATGCTGTTGCTAATGATAATTATGATATTGAGGAGGAGGATGAAGATGGTCTCATTGAGATTCTTCTTGTGAGTGAAGAAGCAGAGACTATAGAGGCAACGAGGAACACTAATCAGAGTCGACAGAGAATTAGGGTTGATGAAGATGAACAAGAAGAGATAGATGATGTGATTATGGAAGAAGATAACCTTATTGAGATTGATCTTTCCATTGGATCTATTAAAAGACGAAGTAAATGA
- the LOC103845017 gene encoding glutamic acid-rich protein isoform X1, protein MKLKSGFASVLVFVLIRTKVESLETGEAPLWIASLFVKFCIGDLLNTEITMGEEDTKVIVEPTANGTSSLPKPSDEITGKQAEENATVKETQENKKAEDNGSEKMEIDDDIKQDEEKEKEVEVSDKETKAETEKDVNGDKEPAETAETNEDKGQPEADQMDEDTDGKKLEADDGVSGGATAEDTVMKETVESDDKRETDTKGAENQVVNKIDTTEGSQDKTEKESEEEKLVGGDEGDSVDEVEKRDTRNKEEAPKKRNEGEMAEDGKEEKPNKEEEVKEANKEEEDTDVNEPKEDDEKIEAKGEDGNDIDDSKDEIEDKEEETKDEKEDEKEESNDDKEDEKEKNNDDKEDENEDSKKSSKRGKGKNEKARGKTKSEEEKKDAEPETPYSDRPVRERKSVERLVAVIDKDSSKEFQVEKGKGTPLKDIPNVAYKIARKKSEEVFKLLHTILFGGRRGRAAQVKANILRFSGYKWQGDEEKAKDKIKEKLDKCNKEKLLEFCDLFDISVAKATTKKEDIVAKLFKFLEKPHATTDVPVYEKEKGAKRKRTPTKSSHAAGSSSSKRSAKSQKKTDKKSLPHSDDESEEEKEEEEEEREHETEEEDEKIDEEEENENGIPDQSDDEAPQPSESEEKVESEEDSESEEETKKKKRGSRTVSGKKESTAGKSRSKKAAVSTKSSPPPKKVTQKRSAGKRKKSDDDDSDTSPKASSSKRKKTEKPAKEQSSVPSKSASKEKPGKRGGKGKDKTKEPSDEELKNAIVDILKEVDFNTATFTDILNRLAGMFKLDLTSRKSSIKLMIQDELTKLADEAENEVGEEDAEKEKAGGEEVKA, encoded by the exons ATGAAGTTAAAATCAGGTTTTGCGAGTGTGTTGGTATTTGTTCTGATTCGAACGAAAGTAGAGAGCTTGGAGACTGGAGAGGCACCCCTTTGGATAGCG AGCCTTTTCGTGAAGTTTTGTATTGGAGATCTGCTGAACACTGAAATTACGATGGGGGAAGAAGATACAAAAGTCATTGTGGAGCCAACAGCAAATGGGACCAGTTCTCTTCCTAAGCCATCAGATGAAATCACTGGGAAACAGGCGGAGGAGAATGCTACTGTAAAAGAAACACAGGAAAACAAAAAAGCTGAGGATAATGGATCTGAGAAAATGGAGATAGATGATGACATCAAGCAAgatgaagagaaagagaaagaggtaGAGGTTTCAGATAAAGAAACGAAAGCTGAGACTGAGAAAGATGTCAACGGAGACAAGGAGCCAGCAGAGACTGCTGAAACAAACGAAGATAAGGGACAACCAGAAGCTGATCAAATGGATGAAGACACTGATGGCAAGAAGTTGGAAGCTGATGATGGTGTGTCTGGAGGTGCTACAGCGGAAGATACTGTGATGAAGGAAACCGTGGAGTCTGATGACAAGAGAGAGACAGACACAAAAGGTGCCGAAAATCAAGTGGTGAACAAGATAGATACAACTGAAGGAAGCCAAGATAAAACTGAGAAAGAATCAGAGGAGGAGAAGTTAGTGGGTGGAGACGAGGGGGACAGTGTCGATGAGGTTGAAAAGAGGGATACACGTAACAAAGAAGAGGCACCAAAGAAAAGGAATGAAGGCGAAATGGCTGAAGATGGGAAAGAGGAAAAACCAAACAAAGAAGAGGAAGTGAAGGAAGCGAACAAGGAAGAGGAAGACACAGATGTCAATGAGCCGAAAGAGGATGACGAAAAAATAGAGGCTAAGGGTGAGGATGGAAATGATATAGATGACAGCAAGGATGAGATTGAAGATAAAGAGGAGGAGACAAAGGACGAGAAGGAAGATGAAAAAGAAGAGAGCAATGATGATAAGGaagatgaaaaagaaaagaacaatgATGATAAGGAAGATGAAAATGAAGATAGCAAGAAGTCTAGCAAGCGAGGGAAAGGGAAGAATGAGAAAGCTCGCGGGAAGACAAAGAGTGAGGAAGAAAAGAAGGATGCTGAACCTGAGACTCCTTACTCTGATCGCCCTGTACGTGAGCGAAAGTCTGTTGAAAGGCTTGTTGCGGTGATTGATAAAGATTCTTCAAAGGAATTCCAAGTTGAAAAG GGAAAAGGAACACCTCTCAAAGATATCCCCAATG TTGCTTACAAGATAGCAAGGAAGAAGTCTGAGGAAGTTTTCAAGCTTCTGCACACAATTCTATTTGGCGGGAGAAGAGGGAGA GCTGCACAGGTTAAGGCAAACATATTGCGTTTTTCTGGTTACAAATGGCAAGGAGATGAG GAAAAggcaaaagataaaataaaagaaaagctTGACAAATGCAACAAGGAGAAGCTGCTGGAGTTTTGCGATCTCTTCGACATATCGGTTGCCAAGGCTACAACGAAAAAG GAAGACATTGTTGCAAAGCTATTTAAGTTCTTGGAAAAACCTCATGCGACTACTGATGTTCCTGTTTATGAGAAAGAGAAG GGCGCAAAACGCAAAAGAACTCCTACGAAAAGTTCACATGCAGCTGGAAGTTCATCTTCTAAACGATCAGCAAAG agcCAAAAAAAGACTGACAAAAAGAGCTTACCTCATTCTGATGATGAGtctgaagaagagaaagaggaagaagaagaggagagagagcaTGAGACAGAGGAGGAAGATGAAAAGAttgatgaggaggaggagaatgAAAATGGGATTCCTGATCAATCGGATGATGAGGCCCCTCAACCTTCTGAAAGTGAGGAGAAAGTTGAATCTGAGGAGGACTCAGAGTCagaggaagaaactaaaaagAAGAAACGTGGTTCTAGGACAGTATCTGGAAAGAAAGAATCGACAGCAGGGAAATCAAGAAGCAAGAAAGCTGCAGTCTCTACGAAATCCAGTCCACCCCCAAAGAAAGTTACCCAAAAGCGTTCAGcaggaaaaagaaagaagagtgaTGACGACGACAGTGATACAAGTCCAAAGGCATCGTCCTCTAAGAGGAAGAAGACTGAAAAACCGGCCAAGGAGCAGTCCTCGGTTCCTTCAAAATCGGCATCAAAAGAGAAACCAG GAAAAAGAGGCGGAAAAGGGAAAGACAAAACCAAGGAGCCTAGTGATGAAGAGTTGAAAAATGCAATTGTCGATATCTTGAAGGAAGTGGACTTTAACACG GCCACATTCACTGACATCCTCAATCGACTAG CTGGGATGTTCAAACTGGATCTCACCTCAAGAAAATCATCGATAAAGCTGATGATTCAAGATGAGCTGACTAAGCTAGCAGATGAAGCCGAGAATGAGGTTGGAGAAGAAGATGCTGAGAAAGAGAAAGCTGGTGGAGAGGAGGTTAAGGCTTGA
- the LOC103845017 gene encoding glutamic acid-rich protein isoform X2: protein MGEEDTKVIVEPTANGTSSLPKPSDEITGKQAEENATVKETQENKKAEDNGSEKMEIDDDIKQDEEKEKEVEVSDKETKAETEKDVNGDKEPAETAETNEDKGQPEADQMDEDTDGKKLEADDGVSGGATAEDTVMKETVESDDKRETDTKGAENQVVNKIDTTEGSQDKTEKESEEEKLVGGDEGDSVDEVEKRDTRNKEEAPKKRNEGEMAEDGKEEKPNKEEEVKEANKEEEDTDVNEPKEDDEKIEAKGEDGNDIDDSKDEIEDKEEETKDEKEDEKEESNDDKEDEKEKNNDDKEDENEDSKKSSKRGKGKNEKARGKTKSEEEKKDAEPETPYSDRPVRERKSVERLVAVIDKDSSKEFQVEKGKGTPLKDIPNVAYKIARKKSEEVFKLLHTILFGGRRGRAAQVKANILRFSGYKWQGDEEKAKDKIKEKLDKCNKEKLLEFCDLFDISVAKATTKKEDIVAKLFKFLEKPHATTDVPVYEKEKGAKRKRTPTKSSHAAGSSSSKRSAKSQKKTDKKSLPHSDDESEEEKEEEEEEREHETEEEDEKIDEEEENENGIPDQSDDEAPQPSESEEKVESEEDSESEEETKKKKRGSRTVSGKKESTAGKSRSKKAAVSTKSSPPPKKVTQKRSAGKRKKSDDDDSDTSPKASSSKRKKTEKPAKEQSSVPSKSASKEKPGKRGGKGKDKTKEPSDEELKNAIVDILKEVDFNTATFTDILNRLAGMFKLDLTSRKSSIKLMIQDELTKLADEAENEVGEEDAEKEKAGGEEVKA, encoded by the exons ATGGGGGAAGAAGATACAAAAGTCATTGTGGAGCCAACAGCAAATGGGACCAGTTCTCTTCCTAAGCCATCAGATGAAATCACTGGGAAACAGGCGGAGGAGAATGCTACTGTAAAAGAAACACAGGAAAACAAAAAAGCTGAGGATAATGGATCTGAGAAAATGGAGATAGATGATGACATCAAGCAAgatgaagagaaagagaaagaggtaGAGGTTTCAGATAAAGAAACGAAAGCTGAGACTGAGAAAGATGTCAACGGAGACAAGGAGCCAGCAGAGACTGCTGAAACAAACGAAGATAAGGGACAACCAGAAGCTGATCAAATGGATGAAGACACTGATGGCAAGAAGTTGGAAGCTGATGATGGTGTGTCTGGAGGTGCTACAGCGGAAGATACTGTGATGAAGGAAACCGTGGAGTCTGATGACAAGAGAGAGACAGACACAAAAGGTGCCGAAAATCAAGTGGTGAACAAGATAGATACAACTGAAGGAAGCCAAGATAAAACTGAGAAAGAATCAGAGGAGGAGAAGTTAGTGGGTGGAGACGAGGGGGACAGTGTCGATGAGGTTGAAAAGAGGGATACACGTAACAAAGAAGAGGCACCAAAGAAAAGGAATGAAGGCGAAATGGCTGAAGATGGGAAAGAGGAAAAACCAAACAAAGAAGAGGAAGTGAAGGAAGCGAACAAGGAAGAGGAAGACACAGATGTCAATGAGCCGAAAGAGGATGACGAAAAAATAGAGGCTAAGGGTGAGGATGGAAATGATATAGATGACAGCAAGGATGAGATTGAAGATAAAGAGGAGGAGACAAAGGACGAGAAGGAAGATGAAAAAGAAGAGAGCAATGATGATAAGGaagatgaaaaagaaaagaacaatgATGATAAGGAAGATGAAAATGAAGATAGCAAGAAGTCTAGCAAGCGAGGGAAAGGGAAGAATGAGAAAGCTCGCGGGAAGACAAAGAGTGAGGAAGAAAAGAAGGATGCTGAACCTGAGACTCCTTACTCTGATCGCCCTGTACGTGAGCGAAAGTCTGTTGAAAGGCTTGTTGCGGTGATTGATAAAGATTCTTCAAAGGAATTCCAAGTTGAAAAG GGAAAAGGAACACCTCTCAAAGATATCCCCAATG TTGCTTACAAGATAGCAAGGAAGAAGTCTGAGGAAGTTTTCAAGCTTCTGCACACAATTCTATTTGGCGGGAGAAGAGGGAGA GCTGCACAGGTTAAGGCAAACATATTGCGTTTTTCTGGTTACAAATGGCAAGGAGATGAG GAAAAggcaaaagataaaataaaagaaaagctTGACAAATGCAACAAGGAGAAGCTGCTGGAGTTTTGCGATCTCTTCGACATATCGGTTGCCAAGGCTACAACGAAAAAG GAAGACATTGTTGCAAAGCTATTTAAGTTCTTGGAAAAACCTCATGCGACTACTGATGTTCCTGTTTATGAGAAAGAGAAG GGCGCAAAACGCAAAAGAACTCCTACGAAAAGTTCACATGCAGCTGGAAGTTCATCTTCTAAACGATCAGCAAAG agcCAAAAAAAGACTGACAAAAAGAGCTTACCTCATTCTGATGATGAGtctgaagaagagaaagaggaagaagaagaggagagagagcaTGAGACAGAGGAGGAAGATGAAAAGAttgatgaggaggaggagaatgAAAATGGGATTCCTGATCAATCGGATGATGAGGCCCCTCAACCTTCTGAAAGTGAGGAGAAAGTTGAATCTGAGGAGGACTCAGAGTCagaggaagaaactaaaaagAAGAAACGTGGTTCTAGGACAGTATCTGGAAAGAAAGAATCGACAGCAGGGAAATCAAGAAGCAAGAAAGCTGCAGTCTCTACGAAATCCAGTCCACCCCCAAAGAAAGTTACCCAAAAGCGTTCAGcaggaaaaagaaagaagagtgaTGACGACGACAGTGATACAAGTCCAAAGGCATCGTCCTCTAAGAGGAAGAAGACTGAAAAACCGGCCAAGGAGCAGTCCTCGGTTCCTTCAAAATCGGCATCAAAAGAGAAACCAG GAAAAAGAGGCGGAAAAGGGAAAGACAAAACCAAGGAGCCTAGTGATGAAGAGTTGAAAAATGCAATTGTCGATATCTTGAAGGAAGTGGACTTTAACACG GCCACATTCACTGACATCCTCAATCGACTAG CTGGGATGTTCAAACTGGATCTCACCTCAAGAAAATCATCGATAAAGCTGATGATTCAAGATGAGCTGACTAAGCTAGCAGATGAAGCCGAGAATGAGGTTGGAGAAGAAGATGCTGAGAAAGAGAAAGCTGGTGGAGAGGAGGTTAAGGCTTGA
- the LOC103845018 gene encoding cleavage and polyadenylation specificity factor subunit 6, translating to MDEGDGRDQFHRNEAISAVADEGFMAEEDDDYDDLYNDVNVGDGFLQSARKTDEEKEKVKTEGEEPVLGTPEAEISTPGLVGESVAVKEEAGEGGGGGGSVTDVVVASSGYGAQERKVGDVSQQIPGGGLRVELGQAPTRANDAEAPKGNNFSQGVLPPPPSLGNNGNLMRPVLGNANGPGGNMVGNGAIIHMPGVGNGGGGGVTTLFIGDLHWWTTDAELEAELCKYGTVKEVRFFDEKANGKSRGYCQAEFYDPMAAAACKEGMDGYEFNGRPCVVEIAPPYMVKRLGEAQVNRSQQAQAALAQAKRGGPADPPSKPVIATTNNNNNNNGGNFQGGENRGFGRGNWGRGNAQGMGGRGPGGQMRNRPGMGGRGLMGNGGGGGFGQGMGSGPPMNMMHPMMGQGFEQGFGGPMGRMGTYGGFPGAPGPPFPGLLPSFPPVGLPGVAPHVNPAFFGRGMPMNGMGMMPNAGADMGMWDPNSGGWGGGGGEDLSAARAAESSYGEEAASDHQYGEVTHDRGARPNHVKDKERASEREWSGSSDRRNREDKYAGYERDIPREKDVGHGYDLPERRHRDDRDTGREREREHHHKERERSRDRDREMDREKVRHREERERYGGDHRNRHRDEPEHDDEWNRGRSSRGHSKSRLSREDNHRSRSRDADYGKRRRLTVE from the coding sequence aTGGACGAGGGAGATGGGAGAGATCAGTTCCATCGCAACGAGGCGATCTCTGCCGTCGCTGACGAGGGTTTTATGGCGGAGGAAGACGACGATTACGATGATCTTTATAACGACGTTAATGTCGGAGATGGGTTTCTTCAGTCTGCGAGGAAGACCGacgaggagaaggagaaggtcAAAACGGAGGGTGAAGAACCAGTTTTAGGTACACCAGAAGCTGAGATTTCGACACCTGGTTTGGTTGGTGAGAGCGTTGCTGTCAAAGAAGAAGcaggagaaggaggaggaggaggaggaagtgtTACAGATGTGGTAGTCGCTTCTAGTGGATATGGAGCTCAAGAGCGTAAGGTAGGCGATGTTAGCCAGCAGATACCTGGAGGCGGGCTTAGAGTTGAGCTAGGGCAAGCTCCTACCAGGGCTAATGATGCGGAGGCTCCTAAAGGAAATAACTTTTCTCAGGGTGTATTGCCACCCCCGCCTAGCTTGGGAAATAACGGGAATTTGATGAGACCTGTGTTGGGTAATGCTAATGGACCTGGTGGTAACATGGTCGGGAACGGAGCTATTATCCATATGCCTGGTGTGGGgaacggtggtggtggtggcgtaACTACTCTTTTCATTGGTGATTTGCATTGGTGGACAACTGATGCTGAACTTGAGGCAGAGCTTTGCAAGTATGGTACAGTGAAGGAGGTTAGGTTCTTCGATGAGAAAGCTAATGGGAAGTCGAGAGGGTATTGTCAAGCGGAGTTCTATGATCCTATGGCAGCTGCCGCTTGCAAAGAGGGGATGGATGGTTATGAGTTCAATGGGAGGCCTTGTGTTGTTGAGATTGCCCCTCCGTATATGGTTAAGAGACTGGGGGAGGCACAGGTGAACAGAAGCCAACAGGCGCAAGCTGCACTTGCACAAGCTAAGAGAGGAGGGCCTGCTGATCCTCCGAGTAAACCAGTCATTGCCaccaccaacaacaacaacaacaacaacggcGGGAATTTCCAAGGTGGGGAAAATAGAGGATTCGGTAGAGGTAACTGGGGTAGAGGCAATGCTCAAGGAATGGGTGGTAGGGGACCAGGTGGTCAAATGAGGAATAGGCCTGGGATGGGTGGAAGAGGTTTGATGGGTaatggtggaggtggtgggtTTGGTCAGGGAATGGGCTCAGGGCCTCCTATGAATATGATGCATCCAATGATGGGGCAAGGGTTTGAACAGGGTTTTGGTGGACCCATGGGGAGAATGGGAACGTATGGAGGATTCCCTGGGGCTCCAGGTCCACCGTTTCCTGGGCTTTTGCCCTCGTTCCCTCCTGTTGGATTACCTGGAGTGGCACCTCACGTGAATCCAGCGTTTTTCGGTAGAGGGATGCCGATGAATGGAATGGGAATGATGCCTAATGCTGGTGCTGATATGGGAATGTGGGATCCTAATAGTGGAGGAtggggtggtggtggtggtgaagaTTTGAGTGCTGCCAGAGCTGCGGAATCGAGTTACGGGGAGGAAGCTGCATCGGATCATCAGTATGGAGAGGTTACTCACGATAGAGGGGCTCGTCCGAATCATGTAAAGGATAAAGAGAGGGCTTCAGAAAGGGAATGGTCTGGTTCATCTGATAGAAGGAATCGTGAGGATAAATATGCTGGTTATGAGAGGGACATACCGAGGGAGAAAGATGTTGGTCATGGTTATGATTTGCCAGAGAGAAGGCATCGTGATGATAGAGACACCGGTCGTGAGCGTGAGAGGGAACATCATCATAAGGAGCGTGAACGTTCCAGGGATCGTGACAGAGAAATGGACAGGGAGAAGGTTCGTCATAGAGAAGAACGAGAAAGATATGGTGGTGATCATCGAAATAGACACAGGGACGAACCGGAGCATGATGATGAGTGGAACAGAGGTCGATCATCCAGAGGGCACAGTAAGTCACGGTTGTCTCGGGAGGATAACCATCGCTCAAGATCAAGGGATGCTGATTATGGGAAAAGAAGACGGCTTACAGTTGAATAG
- the LOC103845019 gene encoding fasciclin-like arabinogalactan protein 1 encodes MAKKMREVTISYILPILLLLLAVETHAHNVTRLLASHPSFSSFNHFLTQTHLAGEINRRTTITVLAVDNAAMSALTSKGYPISTVKNILSLHVLLDYFGAKKIHQIRDGSALAATLFQATGAAPGTTGFVNITDLRGGKVGLGPDGGDLSSFFVKSVEEVPYNISIIQISKVLPSETASAPTPAPAEMNLTGIMSAHGCKVFAETLLANPGASKTYQESVEGGMTVFCPGDDAMKGFLPKYKNLTAPKKEAFLDFLAVPTYYSMAMLKSNNGPMNTLATDGADKFELTVQNDGEKVTLRTRINTVQIVDTIIDEQPLAIYATDKVLLPKELFKASAVEAPAPAPAPEDGDVADSPKPAKGKGKGKKKKAAPSPDDSFGDSDSPAEGPDGDADDATADEASAVRIVGGATAGLVVSVFCLFASSSLL; translated from the exons ATGGCGAAGAAGATGAGAGAAGTAACCATCTCCTACATTCTCcctatcctcctcctcctcctcgccgTCGAAACACACGCGCACAACGTCACGCGCCTCTTAGCAAGCCACCCTTCTTTCTCCTCCTTCAACCACTTCCTCACCCAAACCCACCTCGCCGGCGAAATCAACCGGAGAACAACCATAACCGTCCTCGCCGTCGACAACGCCGCCATGTCCGCCTTAACCTCGAAAGGCTACCCAATCTCCACCGTCAAGAACATCCTCTCCCTCCACGTCCTCCTCGACTACTTCGGCGCCAAGAAAATCCACCAGATCCGCGACGGCTCAGCTCTCGCCGCCACTCTCTTCCAAGCCACCGGAGCTGCTCCGGGAACCACCGGATTCGTCAACATAACCGATCTGAGAGGCGGTAAGGTCGGACTCGGTCCCGACGGCGGAGATCTGTCGTCCTTCTTCGTCAAATCCGTTGAAGAAGTTCCGTACAACATCTCCATTATTCAGATCAGCAAAGTCTTGCCGTCGGAAACGGCGTCGGCTCCGACTCCAGCTCCGGCTGAGATGAATCTCACCGGAATAATGTCGGCTCATGGCTGTAAAGTTTTCGCTGAGACGCTTCTCGCTAACCCTGGTGCTTCAAAAACTTACCAG GAGAGTGTAGAAGGAGGCATGACAGTGTTCTGTCCAGGAGATGACGCAATGAAAGGTTTCTTGCCCAAATACAAGAACTTGACTGCTCCAAAGAAAGAAGCTTTCCTTGACTTCCTCGCTGTCCCCACCTATTACTCAATGGCCATGCTCAAATCCAACAATGGTCCGATGAACACACTTGCCACGGACGGAGCCGACAAGTTCGAGCTCACTGTACAGAACGATGGAGAGAAAGTTACCCTCAGGACAAGGATCAACACTGTCCAGATCGTTGATACTATTATCGACGAGCAGCCCTTGGCTATTTATGCTACGGATAAGGTTTTACTGCCTAAAGAGCTCTTTAAGGCTTCGGCTGTTGAAGCTCCGGCTCCTGCTCCGGCACCGGAGGATGGAGATGTTGCGGATTCTCCTAAACCGGCTAAAGGGAAAGGgaaggggaagaagaagaaggctgcACCGTCGCCTGACGATTCTTTTGGTGATTCGGATTCGCCTGCGGAAGGGCCTGATGGAGATGCGGATGATGCGACTGCTGATGAAGCCAGTGCGGTTAGGATCGTCGGAGGAGCTACGGCTGGTTTGGTGGTGAGCGTGTTCTGCTTGTTTGCTTCTTCTTCGCTTCTGTAG